A single genomic interval of Lathyrus oleraceus cultivar Zhongwan6 chromosome 7, CAAS_Psat_ZW6_1.0, whole genome shotgun sequence harbors:
- the LOC127100798 gene encoding uncharacterized protein LOC127100798: MSTINSVHVLTLFVIVTTSMFTVTMANKDWPSFANFNYTDWWSRFGNHNYQINKTQEESNNIIVGGSQNWHFGYNYSDWAIKNGPFYLNDTLVFKYDAPNATSFPHSVYMYSSWKSFMKCDVKKAKMIANHTQGVGEGFKFVLNKWKPYYFSCGEKNGLHCNIGQMKFSIMPMFRPFWPSSP, translated from the exons ATGTCCACCATCAACAGTGTTCATGTACTCACCTTATTTGTTATAGTAACCACTTCAATGTTTACAGTTACTATGGCAAACAAGGACTGGCCATCCTTTGCTAACTTTAACTACACTGATTGGTGGTCCAGATTTGGAAATCataattatcaaataaataaGACACAAGAAGAATCCAACAACATCATCGTTGGTGGTTCTCAAAATTGGCACTTTGGCTATAACTACTCTGATTGGGCTATCAAGAATGGCCCTTTTTACCTCAATGATACTCTTG TTTTCAAGTATGATGCTCCAAATGCAACGAGTTTCCCACATAGCGTTTACATGTATTCAAGTTGGAAGAGCTTCATGAAGTGTGATGTTAAGAAGGCTAAGATGATTGCGAATCACACACAAGGTGTTGGAGAGGGATTCAAGTTCGTGTTAAACAAATGGAAGCCTTATTACTTTTCATGCGGTGAGAAAAATGGATTACATTGCAACATTGGACAAATGAAGTTCTCTATTATGCCAATGTTTCGTCCCTTTTGGCCATCATCGCCTTAA
- the LOC127100797 gene encoding peptidyl-prolyl cis-trans isomerase CYP40 — protein MGRRTRCFLDISIGEELEGRILVELYNDIVPKTAENFRALCTGEKGIGPNTRLPLHFKGTCFHRILKGSMIEGGDISAGDGTGGESIYGLKFEDENFEMKHERKGMLSMANTGPDTNGSQFFISTTRTPHLDGKHVVFGKIVKGMGVVRSIEHVTTGDEDRPVPDVRIVDCGEIPEGDDDGITNFFKDGDTYPDWPADLAETPSELEWWLKSVNAIKAFGNEYYKKQDYKMALRKYRKALRYLDICWEKEGIDEEKSSFLRKTKSQIFTNNSACKLKLGDIKGALLDTEFAMREGNNNAKALFRQGQAYMVLHDIDAAVESFKKALTLEPNDAGIKKELAAVRKKILDRTDLEKKAYSKMFQKHKGLC, from the exons ATGGGGAGAAGAACCAGGTGCTTCTTAGACATTAGCATAGGAGAAGAACTTGAGGGAAGAATATTGGTAGAGCTTTACAACGATATTGTACCCAAAACTGCTGAGAATTTCAGAGCTCTATGCACTGGTGAAAAAGGTATTGGTCCCAATACTAGGCTGCCTCTCCATTTTAAG gGAACTTGCTTTCATCGGATTCTTAAAGGCTCTATGATCGAAGGAGGTGATATATCTGCCGGAGACGGGACGGGAGGAGAATCTATATATGGACTCAAGTTTGAAGATGAAAATTTTGAAATGAAGCATGAAAGGAAAGGGATGTTATCGATGGCAAACACCGGTCCTGATACAAATGGCTCTCAGTTTTTTATCTCTACTACCCGAACGCCTCATCTAGACGGTAAGCATGTTGTATTTGGGAAAATAGTTAAAGGAATGGGCGTAGTCCGTTCGATTGAGCACGTTACGACCGGAGACGAGGACCGTCCTGTTCCTGATGTTAGAATTGTGGATTGTGGAGAAATTCCTGAAGGAGATGATGATGGTATAACTAACTTTTTTAAAGACGGCGATACTTATCCCGATTGGCCAGCAGACCTTGCCGAGACTCCTAGTGAACTTGAATGGTGGTTGAAATCTGTTAACGCAATCAAAGCTTTTGGTAATGAGTATTACAAG AAACAAGACTACAAAATGGCTCTAAGAAAGTATCGAAAGGCTTTACGTTACCTGGATATTTGTTGGGAGAAGGAAGGGATTGACGAAG AGAAAAGTTCATTTTTGAGAAAAACAAAATCTCAGATATTTACAAACAACTCT GCTTGTAAATTGAAATTAGGCGATATTAAAGGAGCGTTGTTGGACACAGAATTTGCGATGCGTGAAGGTAATAATAATGCCAAAGCTTTATTCCGCCAAGGACAG GCATACATGGTACTCCACGACATTGATGCTGCAGTTGAAAGCTTTAAAAAGGCACTGACCTTGGAACCAAATGATG CTGGAATAAAAAAGGAACTCGCTGCTGTGAGGAAGAAG ATTTTGGATAGGACTGATCTAGAGAAAAAAGCATATAGTAAGATGTTCCAAAAACACAAAG GTTTGTGTTGA